In a genomic window of Brassica rapa cultivar Chiifu-401-42 chromosome A10, CAAS_Brap_v3.01, whole genome shotgun sequence:
- the LOC103844410 gene encoding protein kinase byr2 — translation IASCFVRTTYESWQTWRNRASHTSHTSSSSSSMSSSWIRGTCIRRGSFGTVSTAINKTDGEVFAVKSVDLATCLPAQLDSLENEISVRSLKPHPHIVRFLGDGVSKEGMTSFRNLHLEYLPEGDAAKNGIDETLLRRYAACLISALRHVHSRGLVHCDVKASNVLIVGPRKS, via the coding sequence ATAGCTTCGTGTTTTGTAAGGACGACATATGAAAGTTGGCAAACATGGAGAAACAGAGCATCACACACAAGTcacacttcttcttcctcttcttcaatgTCATCTTCTTGGATCCGTGGTACGTGCATCAGAAGAGGTAGTTTCGGTACAGTTAGCACGGCGATTAATAAAACAGACGGTGAAGTTTTCGCCGTGAAGTCCGTGGATCTCGCCACGTGTCTTCCCGCTCAGTTAGACTCTCTAGAGAACGAAATCTCCGTTCGTTCACTCAAGCCTCACCCTCACATAGTGCGGTTCCTCGGCGACGGAGTCTCGAAAGAAGGGATGACGTCGTTTCGCAACCTCCACTTAGAGTATCTCCCAGAAGGTGACGCGGCTAAAAACGGAATCGACGAGACTCTCCTACGGCGTTACGCGGCGTGTCTCATCTCCGCTCTCCGCCACGTCCACTCGCGAGGACTCGTTCACTGCGACGTCAAGGCAAGTAACGTACTCATTGTAGGACCGCGAAAATCCTGA